One stretch of Anabas testudineus chromosome 24, fAnaTes1.2, whole genome shotgun sequence DNA includes these proteins:
- the LOC113149660 gene encoding NLR family CARD domain-containing protein 3-like has protein sequence MDQCEDRERGVPPSKTTLCEDHESQTKAHRRSPWQRTGSTKSSVSMQSDWSKGRPVDFKHGQKSHNSGVIHERQSGVPVCSNVSMQSDWSKGRPVDFKHGQNSLSTSVDLESQQQRSGQAAHKYQTDLDSIFMLLEDNIVSFVRRELKTFRRVLSTDDQESFITQSEDEDLGGDEDEEKRRCIKKSFLKITLNFLRRMKQEDLADCLQSNSAAHMCQHNLKSNLKKRFQCVFEGIAKAGNPTLLNQIYTELYITEGGTGEVNDEHEVRQIETASRKPDRPETTIRHEDLFKPVPGREEPIRTVMTKGVAGIGKTVLTQKFTLDWAEDKANQDIQFTFPLTFRELNVLKEKKFSLVELVHHFFTETKEAGICRFEEFQVVFILDGLDECRLPLDFHNNQVLTDDTESTSVDVLLTNLIRGNLLPSARLWITTRPAAANQIPPECVDMVTEVRGFTDPQKEEYFRKRFRDEEQARRIISHIKTSRSLHIMCHIPVFCWITATVLEEVLKTREGGELPKTLTEMYIHFLVVQSKVKNIKYDRGAETDPHWSPESREMIKSLGKLAFEQLQKGNLIFYESDLTECGIDIRAASVYSGVFTQIFKEERGLYQDKVFCFVHLSVQEFLAALHVHLTFINSGVNLMSTERSTFTKSKVFREKAKHLYQSAVDKALVSPNGHLDLFLRFFLGLSQETNQKLLRSQLQQTLSSSEASQKICRYIKKKISENLSVEKSINLFHCLNELNDGSLVEEIQQYLRSGSLSTNQLSPAQWSALVFILLSSEKDLDVFDLNKYSASEEALLRLLPVVKASNKALFSGCNLSKKSCEALSSVLKSQSSSLRELDLSNNSLHDPKEKLLSAGLRSPHCSVQTLWLGVCNLTWRSCEALSTVLSSQSSSLKELDLSNNDLQDSGVKQLSAGLKSPCCKLETLRLSGCLITEEGCASLASALSSNPCCLRELNLSYNNPGGNGVKLLTAGLKNPHWKLEILRVDYSGQQWLRPGLRKYSCKLTLDENTAHRKLKLSDNNRKVTLMGEKEQRYPDCADRFDTCFQLLCSNGLTGRCFWEVEWRGEVDIAVTYKDIGRKGDGADCRFGMNDQSWSLNYSDDGCFVKHNNRQTPISSSVSNRAAVYVDCPAGTLSFYRVSSDSLIHLHTFNTTFTEPLYAGFGFGFGFGVESLLLSLSPSVSLLQ, from the exons atggatcagtgtgaggacagagagaggggagtccctccctctaaaaccactctgtgtgaggaccatgagagccagaccaaagctcatAG GAGGAGCCCCTGGCAGAGAACAGGCTCCACCAAATCCAGTGTGTCGATGCAGAGCGACTGGTCCAAAGGACGACCTGTTGACTTCAAACATGGACAGAAGTCTCATAATTCAGG GGTCATCCATGAGCGTCAATCAGGCGTTCCAGTATGCAGCAATGTGTCCATGCAGAGCGACTGGTCCAAGGGTCGACCTGTTGACTTCAAACATGGACAGAA cagtctaagtacgagcgtggatctaga atcTCAGCAGCAGAGGTCAGGTCAAGCTGCCCATAAGTATCAAACAGACCTAGACTCCATATTTATG ctgcttgAGGACAACATAGTGAGCTTTGTGAGGAGGGAGCTGAAGACGTTCCGGAGGGTTCTAAGTACAGATGACCAAGAATCCTTTATTACTCAGAGTGAAGATGAAGACTTAGGAggtgatgaggatgaagagaagaggaggtgcatcaaaaagtcatttttaaagatCACACTAAAtttcctgaggagaatgaagcaggaggacctggctgactgtctgcagagca ATTCTGCAGCTCACATGTGTCAGCATAACCTCAAGTCAAACCTGAAGAAGAggttccagtgtgtgtttgaggggatcgctaaagcaggaaacccaacccttctgaaccagatctacacagagctctacatcacagagggagggactggagaggtcaatgatgaacatgaggtcagacagattgaaacagcatccaggaaaccagacagaccagaaacaaccatcagacatgAAGACCTCTTTAAACCTgtacctggaagagaggaaccaatcagaacagtgatgacaaagggagtggctggcattgggaaaacagtcttaacacaaaagttcactctggactgggctgaagacaaagccaaccaggacatacagttcacatttccattgaccttcagagagctgaatgtgctgaaagagaaaaagttcagcttggtggaacttgttcatcacttctttactgaaaccaaagaagcaggaatctgcaggtttgaagagttccaggttgtgttcatcttggacggtctggatgagtgtcgacttcctctggacttccacaacaatcaggtCCTGACTGATGatacagagtccacctcagtggatgtgctgctgacaaacctgatcagggggaacctgcttccctctgctcgcctctggataaccacacgacctgcagcagccaatcagatccctcctgagtgtgttgacatggtgacagaggtcagagggttcactgacccacagaaggaggagtacttcaggaagaggttcagagatgaggagcaggccagaagaatcatctcccacatcaagacatcacgaagcctccacatcatgtgtcacatcccagtcttctgctggatcactgctacagttctggaggaggtgttgaaaaccagagagggaggagagctgcccaagaccctgactgagatgtacatccacttcctggtggttcagtccaaagtgaagaacatcaagtatgataGAGGAGCTGaaacagatccacactggagtccagagagcagggagatgattaagtctctgggaaaactggcttttgagcagctgcagaaaggaaacctgatcttctatgaatccgacctgacagagtgtggcatcgatatcagagcagcctcagtgtactcaggagtgttcacacagatctttaaagaggagagaggactgtaccaggacaaggtgttctgcttcgtccatctgagtgttcaggagtttctggctgctcttcatgtccatctgaccttcatcaactctggagtcaatctgaTGTCAACAGAAAGGTCAACCTTCActaaaagtaaagtatttaGAGAGAAAGCGAAGCATCTctaccagagtgctgtggatAAGGCTTTAGTGAGTCCAAAcggacacctggacttgttccTCCGCTTCTTCCTGGGTCTTTCACAGGAGACTAACCAGAAGCTCCTAAGAAGTCAGCTGCAACAGACACTAAGTAGCTCAGAAGCCAGCCAGAAAATATGCAGGTACATCAAGAAAAAGATCAGTGAGAATCTGTCTgtagagaaaagcatcaacctgtttcactgtctgaatgaactgaatgatggttctctagtggaggagattCAACAATACCTGAGATCTGGAAGTCTCTCCACAAAtcaactgtctcctgctcagtggtcagctctggtcttcatcttactgtcatcagaaaaagatctggatgtgtttgacctgaataaatactctgcttcagaagaggctcttctgaggctgctgccagtggtcaAAGCTTCCAACAAAGCTCT ATTTAGTGGTTGTAATCTGTCAAAGAAAAgttgtgaagctctgtcctcagttctcaaGTCTCAGTCCTCTAGTCTTAGAGAATTGGACTTGAGTAACAACAGCCTGCATGACCCAAAAGAgaagctgctctctgctggactACGAAGTCCACACTGTAGTGTGCAAACTCTCTG GCTTGGTGTATGTAATCTGACATGGCGAAGTTGTGAAGCGCTGTCGacagttctcagctcccagtcctctagttTAAAGGAGCTGGACTTGAGTAACaatgacctgcaggattcaggagtaaAGCAACTGTCAGCTGGATTAAAGAGTCCGtgctgtaaactggaaactctcag ACTGTCAGGTTGcctgatcacagaggaaggttgtgcttctctggcctcagctctgagttCCAACCCCTGCTGCTTGAGAGAGTTGAACCTGAGCTACAATAATCCAGGAGGCAATGGAGTGAAGTTGCTGACTGCTGGACTGAAGAACCCACACTGGAAACTGGAAATTCTGAG GGTTGACTATAGTGGACAACAGTGGTTAAGGCCTGGTCTGAGGAAAT ATTCCTGTAAACTCACACtggatgaaaacacagcacacagaaagCTCAAACTGTCTGACAATAACAGGAAGGTGACACTGATGggagagaaggagcagaggTATCCTGATTGTGCTGACAGATTTGATACCTgctttcagctgctgtgtagcaatggtctgactggtcgctgtttctgggaggtggagtggagaggagaggttGACATAGCTGTGACTTACAAAGATATTGGTAGGAAAGGAGACGGTGCTGACTGCAGGTTTGGAATGAATGATCAGTCGTGGAGTCTTAACTACTCAGATGATGGCTGCTTTGTCAAACACAATAACAGACAAACacccatctcctcctctgtctctaacagagcagcagtgtatgtggactgtcctgctgggactctgtccttctatagagtctcctctgacagtctgatccacctccacaccttcaacaccacgttcactgaacctctttatgcTGGCTTTGGGTTTGGTTTTGGATTTGGGGTGGAATCTTTGTTGTTGTCCCTGAGCCCGTCAGTGTCTCTGTTACAATGA